From the genome of Candidatus Eremiobacteraceae bacterium:
TCGCGAACGGATGGCCGTCCATGCGCCACTCGACGCGTTGGCCCGGCATTGCAGCCGCCTGCAATTCCAACCGTTGCTTGCCGATCGCAGCAGGACGCACCAAGTACGAATCGCCCTCGCGCGGCGCGACGATCCGAAAGCCGCTCGGCGCCGATGGCACGCGATGCTGCAGCGCGAGCCACTCGTCGTACTCGCGCGGCAACGACGCGGCGCGCTGCGGACGCTCGTAGGTCGCCAGATCCTCAGGCCACAGGTATTCGGACACGACCGTATCGCAATCGGGCGTCGGCCTGTATCCGGTCTGCGCGCAGATGCGCCGCGCCACCATGCCCGCGGGTGCGGGGAATGGGGCGGGATCGCGCTGCTCGTGCAAGTGCAGCATGATGCGGTTCCACAGCGGCGCCGCACCGGCCACGCCGGACAGCCGGCGCATCGGATCGCCGTTGAAATTGCCGACCCATACGCCGACCGTGTAATCGGTCGTGAAGCCGACGGTCCAGGTGTCGCGGAAATCTGACGACGTGCCGGTCTTGACCGCCGCCGCGAAAGGCATGTCGAGCGCAGACGCGACGCCGAAGGCTTGGGCACGCGCGTGCTCGTCGCTGATCATGTCGGTCACGAGCTCCCACAACCCAACATCGCCCACGACTGATGGAGCGGTCGAGTTCATTCGACCGTCATTTCCTCTACCATCATTCGGAAACCACGTCACGAGATCGACCGCACGGCCGCGCCGCGCGATCGTCGCATAACCGTGCGTCAATTCCCATAGACTCACTTCGCCGCCGCCGAGCGTGAGCCCAAGCCCGTAGTAATCGGCGTCGTGCGTCAGATGCGTGAAGCCGAGCTGATGGAGCCGGTCGAGAAACGGAGCGACGCCGACTTTTTCCAGCACGCGCACCGCCGGCACGTTGAGCGAATCGGCCAATGCGATGCGCACCCGCACCGGACCCTGGAACGTCTGGCTGTAGTCTATGGGGCTGTACAGCTTCGCGCCCGGAATCGCGTAACGCGCCGGCACGTCGGCCAGGATCGTGTTCGGATGGATCGCGCGCGTCTCGAGCGCCAGCTCGTACAGGAACGGCTTGAGCGTCGACCCCGGCTGGCGCAGCGCCTGCACGCCGTCGTTGCGCCCTTGGTGCACATCGGAGAAATAATCCGGCGAGCCGACGTACGCGAGCACCTCGCCGGTGTGATTGTCGATCACGACGACGGCCGCGTGCTGCACGTTGCGCGTGCGCAAGCCGCCGATCACGTCGCGCACCTGCCGTTCCACGAACTGCTGCAGCGGGCGATCGATCGTCGTGCGCACGCGCGTCGTATGAGCCGGCAGCTGCGCGCCCAGCCAGAACAGGAAGTGCGGCGCCGCGATGATGCCGCGGCTGGCCGGCTGCAAGGAGACTTGTTCCGCGCGCGCGCGATCGGCTTGCTCAGAAGACACGTAGCCCGCTTTCACCATCCGATCGAGCACGTACGCTTGGCGCGTCTTGAGCGCCGGCCAATGCGCATACGGATCGAGGCCGACCGGATCGTTGGGGATCGCGGCAAGCGCGCTCGCCTGCGCCAGATCGAGATCGTTCGCTGAGATGCCCAGATACGTGCGCGCCGCCGCCTCGACGCCATAGACGTTGCCGCCCATCGGCAAGCGATTGAGGTATGCCTCGAGCTGTTGATCGCGGCTCATGCCCGCGGCCACGCGCCACGCCGTCCAGATCTGCTCGACTTTGCCGGGCACGGTGCTCGGGGCGCCGCTGATCATGCGCGCGAGCTGCATCGCGATGGTCGAGCCGCCGCTGATGAAATGACGCGCGCGCAGCGCCTCGAACGCCGAGCGACCGAGCGCGCGATAATCGACAGGCCCGCGCTCGTAGAAGTGCGCGTCTTCAGCGGCGA
Proteins encoded in this window:
- the pbpC gene encoding penicillin-binding protein 1C → MRKRIVAAGIALLALVFAVRLSPYAAPIRARDLVQDSQAVEFTDRNGLPLGTLLARDQEHTASVPLDRVSPLFVHAIVAAEDAHFYERGPVDYRALGRSAFEALRARHFISGGSTIAMQLARMISGAPSTVPGKVEQIWTAWRVAAGMSRDQQLEAYLNRLPMGGNVYGVEAAARTYLGISANDLDLAQASALAAIPNDPVGLDPYAHWPALKTRQAYVLDRMVKAGYVSSEQADRARAEQVSLQPASRGIIAAPHFLFWLGAQLPAHTTRVRTTIDRPLQQFVERQVRDVIGGLRTRNVQHAAVVVIDNHTGEVLAYVGSPDYFSDVHQGRNDGVQALRQPGSTLKPFLYELALETRAIHPNTILADVPARYAIPGAKLYSPIDYSQTFQGPVRVRIALADSLNVPAVRVLEKVGVAPFLDRLHQLGFTHLTHDADYYGLGLTLGGGEVSLWELTHGYATIARRGRAVDLVTWFPNDGRGNDGRMNSTAPSVVGDVGLWELVTDMISDEHARAQAFGVASALDMPFAAAVKTGTSSDFRDTWTVGFTTDYTVGVWVGNFNGDPMRRLSGVAGAAPLWNRIMLHLHEQRDPAPFPAPAGMVARRICAQTGYRPTPDCDTVVSEYLWPEDLATYERPQRAASLPREYDEWLALQHRVPSAPSGFRIVAPREGDSYLVRPAAIGKQRLELQAAAMPGQRVEWRMDGHPFA